The following proteins are co-located in the Phreatobacter oligotrophus genome:
- a CDS encoding nitrile hydratase accessory protein, with the protein MTVSAATPDLAALPHIPCDAEGPVFREPWEAHAFALAVTLHQKGLFTWPEWAEALSAEITRAQADGDPDTGETYYRHWLKALEGLVIRRGVATPAAIEATTEAWHAAAAATPHGQPIVLPGR; encoded by the coding sequence ATGACCGTGTCAGCCGCAACGCCCGACCTTGCCGCCCTGCCGCACATTCCCTGCGATGCCGAGGGACCGGTCTTCCGCGAGCCCTGGGAGGCGCATGCCTTCGCCCTCGCCGTGACGCTCCACCAGAAGGGCCTGTTCACCTGGCCGGAATGGGCCGAGGCCCTCTCGGCCGAGATCACCCGCGCCCAGGCGGATGGCGATCCGGACACCGGCGAGACCTATTACCGCCATTGGCTGAAGGCGCTCGAAGGCCTGGTGATCCGCCGCGGCGTCGCAACGCCGGCGGCGATCGAGGCGACGACCGAGGCCTGGCATGCCGCCGCGGCCGCAACGCCGCATGGCCAGCCGATCGTCCTGCCGGGCCGCTGA
- a CDS encoding NIPSNAP family protein: MIYELRVYTCLPGRLPKLLARFQDHTLKLWEKHGIRQAGFFTTVIGPSNNDLTYLVAWESMAERERKWTAFQQDPDWIAARNASEADGPILSNVASSFLTPTAFSAVK; the protein is encoded by the coding sequence ATGATCTATGAACTGCGCGTCTATACCTGCCTGCCGGGCAGGCTTCCCAAGCTCCTGGCGCGCTTCCAGGACCACACGCTGAAACTCTGGGAGAAGCACGGCATTCGCCAGGCGGGTTTCTTCACCACGGTGATCGGCCCGTCGAACAACGACCTGACCTATCTCGTCGCCTGGGAGTCGATGGCGGAGCGGGAGCGCAAATGGACCGCTTTTCAGCAGGATCCGGACTGGATCGCAGCGCGCAACGCCAGCGAGGCTGACGGGCCGATCCTGTCCAATGTCGCAAGCTCGTTCCTCACGCCGACGGCCTTCTCGGCCGTCAAGTAA